One region of Dokdonia sp. 4H-3-7-5 genomic DNA includes:
- the smpB gene encoding SsrA-binding protein SmpB, protein MSNTVNIKNRRARFEYELLDKLVAGIVLAGTEIKAIREGKASIAESFCEFNDHGEMFVINMTVQEYSHATYFNHQPKNQRKLLLNKRELKKWEREVNKSGLTIVPLRLFTNEKGFAKLEIALAKGKKTYDKRETIKDRDNKKNLDRIKKSFNN, encoded by the coding sequence ATGTCAAATACGGTTAACATAAAGAATAGAAGGGCGCGCTTTGAGTATGAATTACTCGATAAGCTCGTTGCTGGAATCGTACTTGCGGGTACAGAGATTAAAGCAATACGAGAAGGTAAAGCCTCCATCGCAGAGAGTTTTTGTGAGTTTAATGATCATGGAGAAATGTTTGTGATTAATATGACGGTGCAAGAATATTCTCATGCTACCTATTTTAATCACCAGCCTAAAAATCAACGTAAGTTATTACTTAATAAACGCGAACTCAAAAAATGGGAACGTGAGGTAAATAAATCAGGTCTTACTATTGTACCACTACGTTTATTTACAAACGAGAAAGGATTTGCAAAGCTTGAAATTGCACTTGCAAAAGGAAAGAAAACCTACGACAAACGAGAAACTATAAAAGATCGAGATAACAAGAAAAACTTAGATCGCATCAAGAAGTCTTTTAATAATTAA
- a CDS encoding LptF/LptG family permease has translation MKILDRYILFTFVRTFLSIFTILMFIFVLQSVWLYIQELAGRDLDFDVIIKFLLFAMPSLVTLVLPLSVLLTSIMTFGNFAENYEFAAMKSTGISLQRAMKSVIYFVIFLAIGSFLFANHIIPASQIEFRNLRRNIGKLKPAMLIRSGQFNEITEDFNMRVAKKYGDRDQYLRDIVIHQAEKGRMGNYTVIIASEGELISSIDSPTLSLKLTDGNYYTEVQKKDYKERKKEPFAKSYFETYTLNIDLSELDAVDLDDKDINNSYQMMNIVLLDSSITELSKRYVEDRTTFSDKYIHKANLTSLDSLYSGVPAQDIEIKDTLLDNYEVRDRVRILEIAKSNLNNTVADLENRKNKLKVDVKRLSKFEISLHEKYVLGFSCILLFFVGAPLGAIIRKGGLGLPIVIGVVVFLTFHFIGIFAKNSAENNSISPFVASWLSTFILLPLGIYLTYRATTDQGIFDVDIVPKPIKRLFAKKKKKLIIPPTVDKSYVLTEDEIKLLDSFSSNQLKDVVKNHKDLGYSNDIRLAAIDRLDQLGITIENLRVQGYYRDCK, from the coding sequence ATGAAAATACTAGACCGATATATTCTTTTTACGTTCGTAAGAACATTCCTGAGCATCTTCACTATTTTGATGTTCATTTTTGTTTTACAAAGTGTCTGGTTATATATACAAGAACTAGCAGGTAGAGACCTTGACTTTGATGTCATTATAAAGTTCTTACTTTTTGCAATGCCCAGTCTGGTAACGCTAGTACTTCCACTCTCAGTTCTTCTTACAAGTATCATGACCTTCGGTAACTTTGCCGAAAACTATGAGTTTGCAGCAATGAAATCTACGGGTATCTCGCTACAACGCGCGATGAAAAGTGTGATTTACTTTGTGATTTTTCTTGCGATAGGTTCTTTCTTATTTGCAAATCATATAATCCCAGCTTCGCAAATTGAATTTAGAAATTTACGCAGAAATATTGGTAAACTTAAACCTGCAATGCTCATACGCAGCGGGCAGTTTAATGAGATTACTGAAGATTTTAATATGCGTGTGGCTAAGAAATATGGCGATAGAGATCAATACCTCAGAGATATTGTAATTCATCAAGCCGAAAAAGGTAGAATGGGTAACTATACTGTTATTATAGCCTCTGAAGGCGAACTAATAAGTTCTATAGACTCCCCTACACTTTCCTTAAAACTTACGGACGGTAATTACTATACCGAAGTTCAAAAGAAAGATTATAAGGAGCGTAAGAAAGAACCGTTTGCAAAAAGTTATTTTGAAACATACACCCTCAATATTGACTTGAGCGAACTAGATGCTGTTGACCTTGACGATAAGGATATCAATAACAGCTACCAGATGATGAATATCGTTTTATTAGACTCTAGCATCACAGAGCTATCAAAGCGTTACGTAGAAGACAGAACCACATTTAGTGATAAGTACATACACAAAGCAAACTTAACATCCCTAGACTCACTTTATTCTGGAGTTCCTGCTCAAGATATAGAGATTAAAGACACGCTTCTAGATAATTACGAGGTAAGAGACCGTGTGCGTATACTAGAAATTGCAAAGTCTAATTTAAATAATACCGTCGCAGATCTTGAGAATCGAAAGAACAAACTCAAAGTAGATGTAAAACGCCTAAGTAAATTTGAAATCTCACTACACGAAAAGTACGTACTAGGGTTTAGCTGTATTCTACTATTCTTTGTGGGCGCTCCACTAGGTGCAATTATTCGTAAAGGAGGATTAGGTCTTCCTATTGTAATAGGTGTTGTAGTATTCCTTACCTTTCATTTTATAGGAATTTTTGCAAAAAATAGTGCAGAAAACAACTCTATAAGTCCCTTCGTTGCTAGTTGGCTTAGTACTTTTATACTATTACCGCTAGGTATTTACCTTACCTATCGAGCTACTACTGATCAAGGAATATTTGATGTAGATATTGTTCCTAAGCCTATAAAGAGATTATTTGCTAAAAAGAAAAAAAAACTTATCATTCCTCCTACGGTAGATAAATCATACGTGCTCACTGAAGATGAGATTAAATTATTAGACTCCTTTTCTTCTAACCAACTTAAGGACGTAGTAAAAAACCACAAAGATCTTGGGTACTCTAACGATATACGTTTAGCCGCCATAGACAGACTTGACCAATTAGGCATCACCATAGAAAACCTAAGAGTCCAAGGATATTATCGAGACTGCAAATAA
- a CDS encoding DUF6503 family protein — protein MFRFLSAIILLFIITSCSQKTPTAQEIVDKAIAASGGAQIEHASIHFKFRNFYYRATRNEGLRTLERCTDAECQVQQDVIKDNGEFVRFRESAPIPVADSMKNRYANSVNSVHYFSVLPYGLNDPAVRKNLVDEVTVKGESYYRIKVAFAKEGGGEDFQDEYMYWIHKENYNVNYLAYNYQTSEGGTRFREAYNERIIEGIRFVDYRNYKPEEQFPALTTLDNLFENNKLNLLSKIELENITVTICPDNC, from the coding sequence ATGTTTCGATTTCTTTCGGCGATTATTTTATTATTCATTATCACAAGTTGTTCTCAAAAAACACCTACTGCACAAGAGATTGTAGATAAGGCCATAGCAGCTTCTGGAGGTGCTCAAATTGAACATGCTAGTATTCATTTCAAGTTTAGAAATTTCTACTATAGAGCCACTCGCAATGAAGGTTTACGCACCTTAGAACGTTGTACGGATGCTGAATGTCAGGTACAACAAGACGTTATTAAAGATAATGGAGAATTTGTACGCTTTCGCGAAAGCGCACCTATCCCAGTAGCAGATAGCATGAAAAATCGTTATGCAAATAGCGTTAACTCTGTTCATTACTTTTCTGTACTTCCATATGGGTTAAATGATCCAGCAGTAAGAAAAAATCTAGTGGATGAAGTTACCGTAAAAGGCGAGTCTTATTACCGTATTAAAGTAGCATTTGCAAAAGAAGGTGGTGGTGAGGATTTTCAAGATGAGTACATGTACTGGATTCATAAAGAAAATTACAACGTAAATTATCTTGCCTATAACTATCAAACTTCTGAAGGTGGCACGCGTTTTAGAGAAGCTTACAATGAACGTATCATAGAAGGAATACGCTTTGTAGATTATCGCAATTACAAACCTGAAGAGCAATTTCCTGCGCTTACCACGCTTGATAATCTCTTTGAAAACAACAAGCTCAATCTTTTAAGTAAGATTGAGCTTGAGAATATCACTGTAACTATCTGTCCTGATAATTGCTAG
- a CDS encoding DUF5686 and carboxypeptidase regulatory-like domain-containing protein produces the protein MRTYFTLVIILLFYFVTAAQITGTVVSKEGEALPFVNVFIENTNRGTTTNGDGQYALELLVIDQGETLNVSFQFLGYATVIKEVEVNSEEMTVSVVMEESSTSLDEVIVQGGINPADRIIQGAVASRKKNLQKIGAYTASFYSRGLWQVKDAPDKILGQEVGDLGGGLDSTRTGIIYLSETISNIKYQRPDNFSEVIVASKVSGDDNGFSFNTASDANFSFYENTLDLNTQIISPIASNAFSYYKYNLEGTFFENDQLINKITVTPRRENDRVFTGTIYIVEDSWQLYGVDLQTDGSAIQVPFIENLNFKQNFKYESSLSQWVKISQVIDFSFGFLGLKGDGRFTAAYSDYEFAPQFTKGSFSAEILSFADQANKKDSVFWERSRPVPLTSLEINDYVKKDSIQVIRKSKKYLDSIDDRGNRFKITSPIFGYSYTDTYNKWRFGITPPIQNIQFNTVQGWNGTMQATYSSWSDEDYSKSLSAFAKANYGFSEDRLRYTLGFTRRFNRTNRATISATGGVDILQVNNADPIRPIINSYLTLTQEKNFAKYYEKEFAQLYYGQEIVNGLRANAIIAYEQRNPVFNTTDQTFFPKEDREYTSNNPLNSFDTENGAFEAHSLGKLFISATANFGQKYYSYPSGKFNVTSEKYPSLTLVYEKGFGASIADYNFDQLRVVAQQEFNVSNKGRMSYDVRAGTFLGTAKGVSFIDRQHFNGNRSLFFEPSRLNRFNVLPYYERSTNQGYVEGHAEHNFKGWILGKIPLVNKLNFNLIAGAHVLSTNESPFYREFTVGIGNVGWGKFRLLRFDYVYGQGALGGNDGAFLIGLSL, from the coding sequence ATGCGCACATACTTTACATTAGTTATTATACTACTCTTTTACTTTGTTACAGCTGCACAGATTACAGGTACTGTAGTAAGTAAAGAAGGTGAGGCGCTTCCATTTGTAAATGTGTTTATAGAAAATACTAACCGAGGTACTACCACAAATGGTGATGGGCAATACGCTCTAGAATTACTGGTAATAGATCAAGGAGAAACATTAAATGTCAGCTTTCAGTTTCTAGGCTATGCAACGGTTATAAAGGAAGTGGAGGTAAATTCTGAAGAAATGACAGTTTCTGTTGTAATGGAAGAATCTTCTACATCCCTAGATGAAGTAATCGTGCAAGGTGGTATAAATCCCGCAGATCGCATTATACAAGGAGCAGTAGCCTCAAGAAAAAAGAATTTACAGAAGATAGGAGCGTATACGGCCTCCTTTTACTCTAGAGGTCTGTGGCAGGTAAAAGATGCACCAGATAAAATTTTAGGGCAAGAAGTAGGAGATTTAGGCGGTGGTCTGGACTCTACACGAACAGGTATAATATATTTAAGTGAGACTATTTCAAATATTAAATATCAGCGTCCAGATAATTTTAGCGAGGTAATTGTAGCGAGTAAAGTAAGTGGAGATGATAACGGTTTTAGCTTTAATACTGCGAGCGATGCAAACTTCTCTTTTTATGAAAATACCCTAGATCTCAATACGCAGATCATTTCTCCTATCGCTAGTAATGCATTCTCTTACTACAAGTATAATCTTGAAGGAACGTTTTTTGAAAACGACCAACTCATCAATAAAATAACGGTAACACCACGTAGAGAAAACGACCGGGTATTTACTGGAACCATCTATATTGTAGAAGATTCATGGCAACTTTATGGCGTAGATTTACAAACGGATGGTAGTGCGATTCAAGTGCCATTTATTGAAAATCTCAACTTTAAGCAGAATTTTAAATATGAATCCTCACTTAGTCAGTGGGTAAAAATATCACAAGTCATAGACTTTAGCTTTGGTTTTTTAGGACTTAAAGGTGATGGTAGATTTACAGCAGCTTATTCTGATTATGAGTTTGCTCCTCAGTTTACGAAGGGCTCTTTTTCGGCAGAGATTTTGTCTTTTGCAGATCAGGCAAATAAAAAAGATAGTGTGTTCTGGGAGCGCAGTCGTCCCGTGCCTTTAACGTCACTTGAAATAAATGATTATGTAAAGAAAGATAGCATACAGGTTATAAGAAAATCAAAGAAGTATCTAGATTCTATAGATGACCGAGGCAATCGATTTAAGATTACTTCACCCATCTTTGGATATTCTTATACAGATACTTATAATAAATGGCGATTTGGAATCACGCCACCTATCCAGAATATTCAGTTTAATACTGTTCAAGGTTGGAACGGAACCATGCAGGCAACTTATTCTAGTTGGAGTGATGAAGATTATAGTAAATCTCTTTCCGCTTTCGCGAAAGCGAACTATGGATTTTCAGAAGATCGTTTGCGTTATACATTAGGATTTACTAGACGTTTTAATCGTACTAATAGAGCCACTATAAGTGCTACGGGAGGAGTTGATATTTTACAAGTGAATAATGCAGACCCTATACGCCCTATTATAAATTCATATCTCACATTAACTCAGGAAAAGAACTTTGCAAAATATTACGAAAAGGAATTTGCACAACTATACTATGGACAAGAAATAGTGAATGGCTTGCGAGCAAACGCCATTATTGCTTACGAGCAGCGTAATCCTGTTTTCAACACTACAGACCAAACATTCTTCCCAAAAGAGGATCGTGAGTATACTAGTAATAATCCGCTCAATTCTTTTGATACTGAGAATGGAGCTTTTGAAGCGCACTCTTTAGGGAAGTTGTTTATAAGTGCCACGGCAAATTTTGGTCAGAAATACTACAGTTATCCTAGCGGGAAATTTAATGTTACCTCAGAAAAATATCCATCACTTACCTTAGTGTATGAAAAAGGTTTTGGAGCTTCTATAGCAGATTATAACTTTGACCAACTACGCGTTGTCGCTCAACAAGAGTTTAATGTGAGTAATAAGGGTAGAATGTCTTATGATGTGCGCGCTGGGACCTTCTTAGGCACCGCAAAAGGTGTGAGCTTTATAGATAGACAGCATTTTAATGGTAATCGCTCGCTCTTTTTTGAGCCATCACGCCTCAATCGATTTAATGTCTTACCTTATTATGAACGTAGTACAAACCAAGGGTATGTAGAAGGACATGCCGAGCATAATTTTAAAGGGTGGATACTAGGGAAGATTCCACTTGTAAATAAACTAAACTTCAATCTTATAGCAGGAGCTCACGTACTTAGCACAAATGAAAGTCCATTCTACAGAGAGTTCACCGTAGGAATAGGAAATGTAGGTTGGGGTAAATTTAGGCTATTGCGTTTTGACTATGTGTATGGTCAAGGAGCGCTAGGAGGTAATGATGGTGCGTTTCTGATAGGGTTGAGCTTGTAA
- a CDS encoding glutaminyl-peptide cyclotransferase: MTAYAKHLILLLLPLLIIGCGDKGSLDGNFTIETSAIKSSIKNGGKIAISLKAKKNITIDSVVYDLDGKRLGSTNGTGKYTTTLTSPKLGGRTLTATISTPDGTTTATQKINILHTKAPKVYGYKIINRYPHQTDAYTQGLEFVGDTLYESNGSYGESTLRKLDYKTGEVLKEVKLDNSYFAEGMTIIGDNIYQLTWQKNTGFIYNKDTFEKTGTFAYNQSKEGWGLTNDRNVIYKSDGTSKIWTLDPSNLSEQSYIEPTDNSKVTSRLNELEWVNGKIYANNYQVDLISIINPISGAIEGLIDLRELKKEVQSGLDPDNEVLNGIAYKANEGRLFVTGKHWNTLFEIEIVEK; this comes from the coding sequence ATGACAGCATACGCTAAGCACCTCATTCTATTACTTTTACCACTTCTTATCATAGGCTGTGGTGATAAAGGATCACTAGATGGAAACTTCACAATCGAGACTAGTGCCATTAAAAGTTCTATAAAAAACGGTGGAAAGATTGCTATTTCGCTTAAAGCGAAAAAAAATATAACAATAGACTCTGTCGTTTATGATCTTGATGGAAAGCGCTTGGGTAGTACTAATGGCACAGGTAAATACACCACTACGCTTACTTCGCCAAAATTAGGTGGCAGAACCTTAACCGCAACTATCTCTACTCCAGATGGAACGACAACTGCTACTCAAAAAATAAATATACTGCACACTAAAGCTCCTAAAGTATATGGTTATAAAATCATAAATAGATACCCACATCAAACAGATGCCTACACACAAGGACTAGAATTTGTAGGAGATACACTTTATGAAAGTAATGGCAGCTACGGAGAATCTACACTGCGCAAACTTGACTATAAAACTGGCGAAGTACTTAAAGAAGTAAAGCTAGACAACTCTTATTTTGCAGAAGGCATGACGATCATAGGAGACAATATCTACCAACTCACATGGCAGAAAAATACAGGCTTTATTTACAACAAAGATACCTTTGAAAAAACAGGCACATTTGCTTACAATCAAAGTAAAGAAGGCTGGGGACTTACTAATGATAGAAACGTTATTTATAAGTCTGACGGAACTAGTAAAATCTGGACGCTAGACCCTTCTAATCTTTCAGAGCAATCTTATATAGAGCCTACAGACAATTCTAAAGTAACGAGTAGACTTAATGAACTTGAGTGGGTAAATGGCAAAATTTATGCAAATAATTATCAAGTGGATTTAATTTCAATTATAAATCCTATATCTGGAGCTATTGAAGGACTTATAGATTTACGAGAACTTAAAAAAGAAGTACAATCAGGGCTTGACCCTGATAATGAAGTTCTCAATGGAATCGCTTATAAAGCAAATGAGGGTCGTCTTTTTGTTACTGGAAAACACTGGAACACCTTATTTGAAATAGAGATTGTAGAAAAATAG
- a CDS encoding SixA phosphatase family protein, whose product MMRILLFLFVVTATTISCDGQKKKESPSNTITTNYYFIRHAEKDLSDPSNRNPDLTKEGEERAERWKAYFTDKDIDAVYSTDYIRTMRTAAPTAMANNVEIQSYNPADLYSEDFKMDTAGKNIVVVGHSNTTPNFANAALGENSFKDIDESEYFHLYHVQLVVNDETGEIIDRKNISTVVD is encoded by the coding sequence ATGATGCGCATTCTATTATTTCTCTTTGTTGTTACTGCAACAACCATAAGCTGTGACGGTCAGAAAAAGAAGGAATCACCTTCTAATACGATTACAACAAATTATTACTTTATTCGTCATGCAGAAAAAGATTTGAGTGATCCTAGTAATCGTAATCCAGACCTGACAAAAGAAGGAGAAGAAAGAGCAGAGCGATGGAAGGCTTATTTTACAGATAAGGATATTGATGCTGTGTACTCAACAGACTATATACGTACAATGCGCACTGCAGCACCTACTGCTATGGCAAATAATGTTGAGATACAATCCTATAACCCAGCAGATTTATATTCAGAAGATTTTAAAATGGATACTGCAGGTAAAAATATCGTAGTGGTAGGTCATAGCAATACCACTCCTAATTTTGCAAATGCTGCATTAGGTGAAAACTCTTTTAAAGATATTGATGAGTCTGAGTATTTCCATCTTTACCACGTACAACTTGTTGTAAATGATGAAACGGGAGAGATAATCGATAGAAAAAATATTTCAACGGTAGTAGACTAG
- a CDS encoding carboxypeptidase-like regulatory domain-containing protein — MKKPIAITIPKPCHEDWTKMTPTQQGKHCAVCSKEVIDFTAHTTTQLRDHIVSGDSICGRFRKDQLGTPLSLSHHKGRSFAQYAASLLVPIATLSAGDAASQTTEEVFITGDIAPVELPINAYDSSGIGSLSRKHKTPQKLVTIKGTVTDMVGPLPGVNITVHGTSRAYQTDFEGNYSLKVYPGETIKYSFLGYEPHTILVGSQLEINVNFKDEDQNILLGEVLILDYKQIKKEERREKRRLKKEKGH; from the coding sequence ATGAAAAAGCCTATCGCCATTACAATCCCAAAGCCATGTCATGAAGACTGGACTAAAATGACTCCTACCCAGCAAGGAAAACACTGCGCTGTATGTAGTAAAGAGGTCATTGATTTTACAGCACACACTACAACACAATTACGTGATCATATAGTGAGTGGAGATTCGATTTGTGGTCGTTTTAGAAAAGACCAGCTAGGTACACCCCTATCTTTATCGCATCATAAAGGCCGTAGTTTTGCGCAATATGCAGCTTCTTTGTTAGTGCCTATCGCTACACTTTCGGCTGGAGATGCGGCATCTCAAACCACAGAAGAGGTATTTATCACTGGAGACATAGCACCCGTTGAATTACCAATTAATGCATATGATAGTTCAGGAATTGGTTCGCTTTCGCGAAAGCATAAAACTCCACAAAAACTAGTAACCATAAAAGGCACTGTTACTGATATGGTTGGCCCGCTTCCTGGAGTGAACATAACCGTTCATGGAACTTCAAGAGCTTATCAAACAGATTTTGAAGGAAATTATAGTCTCAAAGTGTATCCTGGAGAAACGATTAAGTATAGCTTCTTAGGTTACGAACCACATACAATACTCGTAGGCTCACAACTTGAAATAAATGTGAATTTTAAAGATGAGGATCAAAACATTCTTTTAGGAGAAGTTCTCATACTCGATTACAAACAAATTAAGAAAGAAGAGAGAAGAGAAAAAAGGCGTCTCAAGAAAGAAAAAGGACACTAA
- a CDS encoding M23 family metallopeptidase, giving the protein MKRTTLLLALICAVMSTSAQSEQFDIKAYGEFIANGYDFFVDNNEPYPISIKINFDLTNLKSKDKNGTVYVIPAHSKRQLTNSLAIINKVKAYKYSYKTFFNKGNHHKTLYDENHIYDLPFKKGEEYLLFQGYNGKQTHQNENSLDFSMPMGTSITAARGGIVTTVIVNNNKTCFKPECKQFNNKITIYHDDGTFADYAHLKFKGSTLKKGTVVKQGELIGYSGNVGYSDGPHLHFVVYRQEIQDRHTIKTKFKIDSGDTVQFLKEKENYKKGY; this is encoded by the coding sequence ATGAAAAGAACAACTTTATTACTTGCCCTAATTTGCGCAGTCATGTCTACATCTGCTCAAAGTGAACAGTTTGATATAAAAGCTTATGGAGAATTCATAGCAAATGGATATGACTTTTTTGTAGATAATAATGAACCATACCCGATAAGCATCAAAATAAATTTTGACCTTACTAATTTAAAAAGTAAAGATAAAAACGGTACTGTTTATGTTATTCCAGCTCACTCAAAAAGACAGCTCACTAATTCACTAGCCATAATAAATAAAGTAAAAGCCTATAAATACTCTTACAAAACCTTTTTTAATAAAGGTAATCACCATAAAACGTTATATGATGAAAATCACATATATGACCTACCATTTAAAAAAGGTGAGGAGTATCTTTTATTTCAAGGTTACAATGGGAAGCAAACGCATCAAAATGAGAATTCATTAGACTTTAGCATGCCCATGGGGACGTCTATCACTGCGGCGAGAGGAGGCATTGTTACTACGGTCATAGTAAATAACAATAAAACGTGTTTTAAGCCAGAATGCAAACAGTTCAATAACAAAATAACCATCTATCACGATGATGGCACATTTGCAGATTATGCACACCTAAAATTTAAAGGATCTACTCTCAAGAAAGGCACTGTAGTAAAACAAGGAGAATTAATAGGATACAGTGGTAATGTAGGCTATAGCGATGGACCACATCTACACTTTGTAGTTTATAGGCAAGAGATACAAGATAGACATACCATCAAAACTAAATTTAAAATTGATTCAGGTGACACAGTGCAATTTCTAAAAGAAAAAGAAAATTATAAGAAAGGTTATTAA
- the ribB gene encoding 3,4-dihydroxy-2-butanone-4-phosphate synthase: MQKTASTSIQLHTIEEAIEDIKNGKVIIVVDDEDRENEGDFLAAAEAVTPEMINFMATHGRGLICTPITEDRCEELHLNMMVTSNTDPMETAFTVSVDLKGNGVTTGISASDRSKTVQALINPNTKPYDLSRPGHIFPLKAKEGGVLRRTGHTEAAIDFARLAGFKPAGVIVEIMNADGTMARLPQLLEVAKTFDLKIVSIEDLVAYRMNHDSLIDKKEDFEIKTRFGDFRLRAYEQTTNDTVHIALTKGGWEDDEPVLVRVNSTQINNDLLGTLTNNPDAKLDDMFRAVNEAGKGAIVFINQENASANLLGRLSELKTLQKEGEMKAPNVVMDSKDFGIGAQILHDLRISKVKLMTNSEGLKRIGIVGYGLEIVERVGY, encoded by the coding sequence ATGCAAAAGACAGCATCTACAAGCATCCAACTACATACTATTGAAGAAGCCATTGAAGATATTAAAAATGGAAAAGTAATCATTGTAGTAGATGATGAGGATCGTGAGAATGAAGGAGATTTTCTGGCTGCTGCAGAAGCAGTAACACCAGAAATGATCAATTTTATGGCTACTCATGGTCGTGGTCTTATATGCACACCTATTACAGAAGATCGTTGTGAAGAGTTACATCTCAACATGATGGTAACGAGTAATACAGATCCTATGGAGACCGCTTTTACTGTTTCTGTAGATCTTAAGGGTAATGGAGTTACTACTGGAATATCTGCCTCAGATAGATCAAAGACAGTGCAGGCTCTAATAAACCCGAATACAAAACCTTACGATTTAAGTAGACCAGGACATATCTTCCCGCTTAAAGCGAAAGAAGGAGGTGTATTACGTCGTACTGGACACACAGAAGCTGCTATAGATTTTGCAAGGCTTGCTGGTTTTAAACCAGCTGGTGTGATTGTAGAGATCATGAATGCAGACGGGACGATGGCTAGATTGCCACAGCTTCTAGAGGTGGCCAAAACTTTTGACCTAAAGATAGTTTCAATTGAAGACCTCGTGGCTTATCGTATGAATCACGATAGCCTTATTGATAAAAAAGAGGACTTTGAGATTAAAACACGTTTTGGAGATTTTAGACTTCGTGCGTATGAGCAAACTACAAATGATACGGTTCACATAGCACTTACTAAAGGTGGCTGGGAAGATGATGAGCCCGTACTTGTACGTGTAAACTCAACTCAAATTAATAATGACTTACTAGGCACGCTTACAAACAATCCAGATGCAAAACTAGATGATATGTTTCGCGCAGTTAATGAAGCTGGAAAAGGAGCTATTGTTTTTATTAACCAAGAGAATGCAAGTGCAAATCTTTTAGGAAGATTAAGCGAACTAAAAACGTTACAGAAAGAAGGAGAGATGAAAGCTCCTAATGTAGTAATGGACTCAAAAGATTTTGGCATAGGTGCACAAATCTTACATGATCTGCGCATATCCAAGGTAAAACTAATGACTAATAGTGAAGGTCTTAAACGTATAGGCATCGTAGGCTACGGTCTAGAGATTGTAGAGCGTGTAGGGTATTAA